In Primulina eburnea isolate SZY01 chromosome 3, ASM2296580v1, whole genome shotgun sequence, one DNA window encodes the following:
- the LOC140825766 gene encoding D-3-phosphoglycerate dehydrogenase 1, chloroplastic, with protein sequence MGFGKVGSEVARRAKGLGMHVIAHDPYAPADRARAIGVELVTFDEAIASADFISLHMPLTAATSKIMNDEAFAKMKKGVRIINVARGGVIDEEALVKALDAGIVAQAALDVFMEEPPAKDSKLVQHEKVTATPHLGASTMEAQEGVAIEVAEAVVGALKGELSATAVNAPMVPAQVLTELKPYVILSEKLSRLAVQLVSGGSGVKSVKVTYASARAPDDLDTRVLRAMITKGLIEPISNLFVNLVNADFTAKQRGLRITEERVILDGSPENPLESIQVQIADVESKFASSMTDSGEIKVEGRVKDGIPHLTKVGSFEVDVSLEGSIILCRQVDQPGMIGKVGSILGEENVNVSFMSVGRIGPRKQAIMAIGVDEEPSKQSLKKIGDIPAIEEFVYLKL encoded by the exons ATGGGTTTTGGGAAGGTTGGATCTGAAGTTGCTAGGCGTGCCAAGGGGCTTGGTATGCATGTCATTGCACATGATCCTTATGCTCCCGCTGACCGTGCCCGTGCAATAGGTGTAGAGCTCGTTACCTTTGATGAAGCTATCGCATCAGCAGACTTCATTTCCCTCCACATGCCCCTGACTGCGGCTACAtcaaaaattatgaatgatGAAGCATTTGCGAAGATGAAAAAAGGTGTTAGAATCATTAATGTTGCTCGTGGAGGAGTAATAGATGAAGAAGCATTGGTGAAGGCCCTTGATGCCGGCATTGTGGCCCAG GCGGCCCTTGATGTCTTCATGGAAGAACCTCCAGCAAAGGACAGCAAGTTGGTGCAACATGAGAAAGTTACTGCAACGCCTCATCTTGGTGCTAGTACGATGGAAGCTCAG GAAGGGGTGGCTATTGAAGTTGCTGAAGCTGTCGTCGGTGCATTGAAGGGGGAACTTTCTGCCACTGCTGTCAACGCACCTATGGTTCCTGCTCAG gTTCTCACTGAGCTGAAGCCTTATGTTATCCTTTCCGAAAAACTCAGTAGGCTTGCTGTCCAATTAGTGTCAGGTGGGAGTGGGGTGAAATCGGTGAAAGTCACGTACGCATCTGCACGAGCTCCTGATGATCTTGACACGAGGGTGCTTCGTGCCATGATCACCAAAGGTCTAATCGAGCCTATCTCAAACCTTTTTGTGAATTTAGTGAATGCTGATTTCACTGCCAAACAGAGAGGACTCCGCATAACTGAAGAACGAGTTATCCTTGATGGCTCCCCTGAGAACCCACTCGAGTCAATCCAAGTTCAGATAGCTGACGTGGAGTCAAAATTTGCAAGTTCGATGACCGATTCCGGGGAGATCAAAGTAGAAGGTCGAGTTAAAGATGGAATTCCACATTTAACGAAGGTGGGATCCTTTGAAGTGGATGTCAGTTTAGAAGGAAGTATCATACTTTGCAGGCAAGTTGATCAGCCTGGAATGATAGGAAAAGTCGGTAGCATTCTTGGCGAGGAGAACGTGAACGTGAGTTTCATGAGCGTTGGAAGGATCGGTCCGAGGAAGCAAGCTATAATGGCTATTGGAGTCGACGAGGAGCCAAGCAAGCAGTCATTGAAAAAGATTGGAGATATCCCAGCTATTGAGGAATTTGTTTACCTTAAGTTATAG
- the LOC140828687 gene encoding putative UDP-glucuronate:xylan alpha-glucuronosyltransferase 4, translating to MASKPPKSKHFNFSLFLLFICFIFLTITYIKEVQKELQNTISYSNIARYPEWFDVITGEVGAKNINVGLVNMDEMLDELGTKAKVVKVSFEKMGDDIGWQDLFPQSTDGSKVSNCPQIPMPRFEDFKELDVIVAKVPCNGFKGKEPSNVLRLQVNLVVANLLIKSSGRQHRDVYVVFIGSCLPMWEIFKCDDILWHGKGWRIYKPESNKIKQKLLMPVGTCQLAPTGEEIWRRQNDNHTMPQSREAYVTILHSSEAYVCGAIALAQSIIRSNSTKELLLLADEHISPKSLAALRLAGWKTKQIQRIRSPFSQKGAYNEWNYSKLRAWQLQEYSKVLFIDSDFIVLKNLDHFFVYPQLSASLNDRHLFNSGLMLLEPSKCTFKTLMKKRLVVASYNGGDQGFLNEMFPWWHRLPDNLNYMKYFPGLTDDYIRRIPDDAYAVHYLGLKPWMCYRDYDCNWDQVVYRIFASDSANEKWWRIYDALPKNLKEFCSLTPGMNARIRQCRDEAKNASFSDGHWKIKVKDPRSHAT from the exons ATGGCATCCAAACCCCCTAAATCAAAGCACTTCAATTTTTCCCTCTTCCTCCTCTTCATTTGTTTCATATTTCTTACCATCACCTATATCAAGGAAGTACAAAAGGAGCTCCAAAATACTATTTCCTATTCTAACATAGCAAGATATCCGGAATGGTTTGATGTCATTACCGGGGAGGTGGGAGCCAAAAACATAAACGTCGGATTGGTGAACATGGATGAAATGTTAGATGAACTAGGAACAAAAGCCAAGGTTGTGAAGGTAAGCTTCGAAAAGATGGGGGACGATATTGGGTGGCAAGATTTGTTTCCCCAGTCGACCGATGGAAGCAAAGTTTCGAACTGTCCACAGATCCCGATGCCAAGATTCGAAGATTTTAAGGAGTTGGATGTGATAGTTGCCAAAGTTCCTTGTAATGGATTTAAGGGTAAGGAACCGAGTAATGTGTTGAGGTTGCAAGTGAATTTGGTGGTAGCTAACTTGTTAATAAAGAGCAGTGGCAGACAACATAGAGATGTTTATGTTGTGTTTATAGGTTCTTGTCTTCCAATGTGGGAGATTTTCAAGTGTGATGACATATTATGGCATGGAAAAGGTTGGAGGATTTATAAACCCGAGTCGAACAAGATCAAGCAAAAATTGCTGATGCCCGTCGGGACGTGCCAACTCGCGCCAACAG GTGAAGAAATATGGAGGAGGCAAAATGACAATCACACCATGCCCCAGTCAAGAGAAGCTTATGTTACAATACTCCATTCTTCAGAAGCCTATGTTTGTGGCGCCATAGCTCTTGCCCAAAGCATCATCCGATCCAACTCAACCAAGGAACTCCTACTCTTAGCCGACGAACATATATCTCCAAAGTCCCTCGCCGCACTCCGTCTAGCCGGCTGGAAAACCAAACAAATCCAACGAATTCGCAGCCCATTTTCTCAGAAAGGCGCCTACAATGAATGGAACTACAGCAAACTCCGAGCTTGGCAACTCCAAGAATACAGCAAAGTCCTCTTCATCGACTCAGATTTCATCGTGTTGAAGAACTTGGATCACTTCTTCGTATACCCACAGCTCTCAGCTTCACTGAACGACAGACATTTGTTCAATTCCGGGCTTATGTTACTCGAGCCATCTAAATGTACATTCAAGACACTAATGAAGAAAAGATTGGTGGTGGCATCATATAATGGCGGTGATCAAGGGTTTCTAAATGAAATGTTCCCCTGGTGGCATCGCCTCCCGGACAACTTGAATTACATGAAGTATTTTCCGGGTTTGACGGATGATTATATTCGTCGAATACCAGACGATGCTTATGCAGTACATTATCTTGGTTTGAAGCCATGGATGTGTTACAGGGACTACGACTGCAACTGGGATCAGGTGGTGTATCGAATTTTTGCGAGTGATTCGGCTAATGAAAAATGGTGGCGGATTTACGATGCTTTACCGAAGAATCTAAAGGAATTTTGTTCGCTAACTCCTGGGATGAATGCCAGGATTCGGCAGTGCAGAGATGAAGCAAAGAACGCTAGTTTTAGCGATGGACATTGGAAGATCAAAGTGAAAGACCCGAGGAGTCACGCGACATGA
- the LOC140828113 gene encoding E3 ubiquitin-protein ligase PUB24-like → MDNIEVPEYFICPISLQIMKDPVTAISGITYDRESIEHWLFKNHNTICPVSKQALPRDSDLTPNHTLRRLIQGWCTLNASHGIDQIPTPKPTRDKFYIINLIRDLCVPDLQIKTLQKLEALALEHDRNRVYMVEAGLGAVLVSFIISCYKTGQTNGLEEALGLFYIVRKLLSRSKGNLTENDEIFESLMWVMENSVFQENSAVKFHAAYAVKITVQKTSPSMLERLKPEFFRNMVSNIRQACICQQGTTALLHALLDSCPWGRNRLIMVESSAVTGLIDVELRNSDKKTTELVLGILCHLSSCADGRAQLLNHADGVAVVTRRILKVSPAVDDRAVTIIWQICRYSGTNGVIQELFRVGIVPKLCLLMQADREAHIKDKVREILRTHYDVWKESPSLKLLP, encoded by the coding sequence aTGGATAACATAGAAGTCCCCGAGTACTTTATCTGTCCAATTTCCCTCCAAATCATGAAAGATCCCGTGACGGCCATTTCCGGGATTACTTACGATCGAGAAAGCATCGAACACTGGCTATTCAAGAACCACAACACGATCTGCCCCGTCAGTAAACAGGCCCTGCCGAGAGATtcggatttgacgccgaatcaCACCCTGCGAAGATTGATCCAGGGATGGTGCACTCTCAATGCATCGCATGGAATCGATCAGATCCCAACTCCGAAGCCGACTCGCGACAAATTCTACATAATCAATCTAATCAGGGACCTGTGTGTCCCGGATTTGCAGATAAAGACGCTGCAGAAATTGGAAGCTCTCGCCCTGGAGCACGACCGAAATCGGGTTTACATGGTGGAAGCTGGATTAGGTGCGGTGTTGGTATCTTTCATCATTTCGTGTTACAAAACTGGACAAACGAATGGCCTGGAAGAAGCGCTTGGTTTGTTTTACATTGTTCGGAAATTATTGAGCCGGTCGAAGGGTAATTTGACCGAGAACGATGAAATCTTTGAGTCTTTAATGTGGGTTATGGAGAATTCTGTCTTTCAAGAAAACTCAGCAGTGAAATTTCACGCAGCTTATGCGGTGAAAATTACTGTCCAGAAGACGAGCCCTAGCATGCTGGAGAGACTGAAGCCGGAATTCTTCAGAAACATGGTGTCAAATATTCGACAGGCCTGCATCTGCCAACAGGGAACAACCGCTCTTCTTCACGCCTTACTCGATTCCTGCCCCTGGGGAAGAAACCGTCTGATCATGGTGGAATCCAGCGCGGTTACCGGGTTGATTGACGTTGAACTCAGAAACTCGGACAAGAAAACGACGGAACTTGTTCTGGGAATCTTGTGTCACTTATCTTCATGTGCAGATGGTCGGGCTCAGCTCCTGAATCATGCAGATGGTGTCGCGGTTGTCACAAGGAGGATTTTGAAGGTTTCTCCGGCGGTGGATGATCGAGCAGTTACTATTATTTGGCAGATTTGCAGGTATTCTGGTACAAATGGGGTGATTCAAGAACTGTTTAGGGTTGGAATTGTGCCGAAGCTTTGTTTGCTGATGCAGGCGGATCGCGAGGCCCATATTAAGGATAAAGTGAGGGAGATTTTGAGGACACATTACGATGTTTGGAAGGAGTCACCTTCATTGAAGTTGCTCCCTTAA
- the LOC140825764 gene encoding E3 ubiquitin-protein ligase PUB22-like → MAEIEVPPYFVCPISLEIMKDPVTVSTGMTYDRDSIEKWIFSQNNYTCPVTKQALSDPELIPNITLRRLIQSWCTVHASQDIERLPTPKSPVCKSQILKLITDAAAASPQRQMECLKRLKSIASQNQTNRRSMETVGTAEFLASLIMNKTLEASRAGVLEDSSELTRVSHESLSILYSLQLSESGLKSLNNTELIESLTRVMQTGSYESRAYAIMLLKSMLEVAEPDQLIHLSPEFFTQLTQILRDQISEKATKSSLKALAISCPWGRNRIKAVNAGAVPLLIDLLLDSSDKRASEMILTVLETLCQIAEGRSELLQHGAGLAIVSKKILRVSNGASERAVRILHSISKFSATHKILQEMLQLGVVHKLCLVLQVDCGTKSKDRAREILKLHARAWRNASCIPSNLNFSYPN, encoded by the coding sequence ATGGCTGAAATCGAAGTTCCCCCATATTTTGTCTGTCCCATTTCTTTGGAAATCATGAAAGATCCGGTAACAGTGTCGACCGGGATGACATACGATAGGGATAGCATCGAGAAATGGATATTTTCTCAGAATAACTACACTTGCCCGGTAACAAAGCAGGCTCTTTCCGACCCCGAATTGATCCCAAACATCACTCTACGGCGGCTCATCCAGTCATGGTGCACGGTCCACGCCTCACAAGACATCGAAAGACTGCCGACGCCGAAATCTCCCGTCTGCAAATCCCAGATTCTGAAGCTTATCACTGATGCCGCTGCCGCCTCCCCGCAAAGGCAGATGGAGTGTTTGAAGAGACTTAAGTCAATTGCTTCTCAGAATCAGACCAATAGAAGATCCATGGAAACGGTGGGCACCGCCGAATTCTTGGCCTCGTTGATTATGAACAAAACCCTCGAAGCATCGCGCGCCGGAGTACTTGAAGATTCCTCGGAACTTACAAGAGTCTCCCACGAATCCTTGAGTATTCTTTACAGTCTGCAGTTATCAGAATCGGGCCTGAAGTCACTCAACAACACCGAATTAATCGAATCCTTGACCCGCGTGATGCAAACGGGAAGCTACGAATCGCGGGCTTACGCAATCATGCTGTTAAAATCAATGCTAGAAGTAGCTGAACcagatcaactgattcatctaAGCCCAGAATTCTTCACCCAATTAACACAAATCTTGAGAGATCAAATCTCGGAAAAAGCTACAAAATCGTCACTCAAAGCGTTGGCCATTTCTTGCCCATGGGGGAGGAACAGGATAAAAGCGGTGAATGCCGGAGCAGTGCCTCTACTGATCGATCTTCTGCTGGATTCTTCCGACAAAAGGGCTTCTGAAATGATCCTAACGGTGTTGGAAACGCTGTGCCAGATCGCCGAGGGAAGATCCGAGCTGCTCCAGCACGGCGCCGGATTAGCCATCGTTTCGAAAAAGATACTTAGGGTTTCCAATGGAGCTAGCGAAAGGGCAGTTAGAATTCTTCATTCCATCTCCAAATTTTCTGCGACTCATAAGATTTTGCAGGAGATGTTGCAGCTTGGTGTTGTTCATAAATTGTGCTTGGTGCTTCAAGTTGATTGTGGAACCAAGTCCAAGGATAGAGCTAGGGAGATTCTTAAGTTGCATGCTCGAGCTTGGAGGAACGCTTCTTGCATACCTAGCAACTTGAATTTCTCCTATCCAAATTGA
- the LOC140825767 gene encoding uncharacterized protein has product MGKTSSSSDTMTHAERKFKKKVQFYESVRSSVVHKAITKGKQQKRRSRQKKIKAYDMSSLSEYLPELKAPRESRPTEFKLNSKRRNSLVLKESNQLKTVINHPYFQSDPLGTIFQHLLNTQPATDEKPKRRDSKTGKKKAKVNELKTSQSMEI; this is encoded by the exons ATGGGGAAAACCAGCTCAAG CTCAGATACAATGACTCATGCGGAACGCAAATTCAAGAAGAAAGTGCAGTTCTACGAAT CTGTTAGAAGTTCAGTTGTCCATAAAGCTATTACTAAG GGAAAACAACAGAAGAGACGGAGTAGGCAGAAAAAGATAAAGGCTTATGATATGTCATCCCTCTCAGAGTACCTTCCCGAGTTAAAGGCTCCCCGGGAGTCCAGGCCAACCGAATTCAAACTTAACAGTAAAAGAAGAAATAGCCTTGT GCTGAAAGAGAGTAATCAGTTGAAGACGGTTATTAACCATCCATATTTCCAATCCGATCCCTTGGGTACCATTTTTCAACATTTGCTGAATACACAGCCTGCCACGGATGAGAAGCCTAAGAGAAGGGACAGTAAAACTGGGAAAAAGAAAGCAAAAGTGAACGAGTTGAAAACCTCTCAGTCCATGGAGATCTGA
- the LOC140825768 gene encoding pentatricopeptide repeat-containing protein At4g39530, producing MRIAWVRRSVFLHLRKSHVNVHESLQHRNLCLLSSQDSRLLQWENHGIITAHNRQTHRQYLGKLLLSPPHNIANPISYFKTAHAQIITSGFESNIFLINVLMKAYSKCDGLKSASTLFGRMPERNLISWSSIISVYNQNGCYEEALMLFVELRKGGFENPNEFVFASVIQSCSQLVSLENGLGLHGLVIKDAYNRNSHVGTSLIDFYAKTGDLNAATLAFDELEMKSVVTWTAIIMGFTLNGRSDVSLGLFKEMVCSDVVLDVYALSGAMSACLMLEFIEEGKQIHAYVLRRAADRDISVSNMLIDFYFKCGEPKVGRIIFDHMVIKNAISWTMIIFGCMQNCFHWEALDLFREMNRLGWIANEFVCKGALNSCGSVGALDQGMQVHAYTVKINLDSVEFVTSSLIDMYCKCNFLTDARRVFLDTAKCSALCYHSMIDGYTGQGSLEEAISLFNALNHNVTPPSLSLFICLFRLSASLAALGVSMQLHSLMIKFSFNLERFCGCALIDVYSKFSSIRDVRHVFEEIEEKDIAVWNSMLSGYAIQSENEEALRLYLRLLHTGERPNGFTYVAVITVSSSLASLLHGLQFHNQAIKIGLGFNSFVANALMDMYAKCGSLDAARSLFNSILHRDIPCWNSMISIYAQHGDAEKALQIYEEMNSEGVKPDYVTFVVLLSACAHAGLVEDGFRHFKLLTKFGIEPGIEHYACIVSLLGRAGKLDEAKLLIENMPIQPTAIIWKSLLCACKDTGNLELGQHIGEMAILSDPKDSGSYTLLSNIFASKSMWTDGMKVMEKMNRNNVLKEAGYSWIEINKRVHLFVSRDRTHQQACLIYSLIDGLVQHIRWENNDHAAAVYAFV from the coding sequence ATGCGAATAGCATGGGTGAGGCGATCAGTCTTTCTTCACCTCCGAAAATCTCATGTTAATGTTCACGAGTCGCTGCAACATAGAAATCTTTGCCTGTTATCATCTCAAGATTCTAGGCTTCTTCAGTGGGAAAACCATGGGATTATTACGGCACACAACAGACAAACGCATAGACAATACTTGGGCAAGCTTTTGCTTTCGCCACCTCATAATATCGCTAATCCTATTTCCTACTTTAAAACAGCGCATGCCCAGATCATTACCTCAGGATTTGAGtcgaatatttttcttattaacgTCCTCATGAAAGCTTACTCAAAATGTGACGGTTTAAAGTCCGCTTCTACCCTGTTTGGTAGAATGCCTGAGAGGAATTTAATTTCTTGGTCTTCGATTATTTCCGTGTATAATCAAAATGGATGTTATGAAGAAGCCTTGATGTTGTTTGTTGAGTTGAGGAAAGGTGGCTTCGAGAATCCAAATGAGTTTGTTTTCGCCAGTGTGATTCAATCTTGCAGTCAATTGGTTAGTCTTGAAAATGGTTTGGGTTTGCACGGTCTAGTGATTAAGGATGCTTATAATCGAAATTCCCATGTGGGTACTTCTCTTATTGATTTTTATGCAAAAACCGGTGATTTAAATGCAGCAACATTGGCTTTCGATGAGCTAGAAATGAAAAGTGTGGTAACATGGACTGCGATAATTATGGGATTTACCTTAAATGGAAGAAGTGATGTGTCACTGGGTTTGTTTAAGGAAATGGTGTGTAGTGATGTTGTTCTTGATGTGTATGCCCTTTCTGGAGCCATGAGTGCATGTTTGATGCTTGAGTTTATTGAAGAAGGGAAACAAATTCATGCTTATGTGCTGAGAAGGGCTGCCGACAGGGATATATCAGTGAGTAACATGCTAATAGATTTCTACTTTAAGTGTGGAGAGCCGAAAGTGGGGAGAATAATCTTTGATCATATGGTGATTAAAAATGCTATTTCTTGGACAATGATAATTTTTGGGTGCATGCAGAACTGTTTTCATTGGGAAGCCTTGGATCTATTCAGGGAAATGAATAGATTAGGGTGGATAGCAAATGAATTTGTTTGCAAAGGGGCTCTAAATTCATGTGGTTCTGTTGGGGCTCTAGACCAGGGCATGCAAGTGCATGCTTACACTGTGAAGATCAATCTTGACTCTGTTGAGTTTGTGACAAGCAGCTTGATTGACATGTATTGTAAATGCAATTTCTTGACTGATGCCAGAAGAGTGTTTCTTGACACTGCAAAATGCAGTGCCCTCTGTTACCATTCAATGATTGATGGATACACAGGACAAGGAAGTTTGGAAGAGGCGATTAGTCTTTTTAATGCATTGAATCATAACGTCACACCACCAAGTTTATCATTATTCATCTGCCTTTTTCGTTTATCTGCTTCACTAGCTGCACTGGGAGTAAGCATGCAGCTTCACTCACTCATGATCaaatttagttttaatttgGAAAGATTTTGTGGATGTGCCTTAATAGATGTTTACTCGAAGTTCTCCTCCATTAGAGATGTGAGACATGTATTTGAGGAGATTGAAGAAAAAGACATTGCGGTGTGGAATTCTATGTTGTCTGGATATGCAATTCAGTCAGAAAATGAGGAAGCACTTAGGCTGTACTTAAGGTTACTGCATACGGGAGAAAGGCCAAACGGTTTCACTTATGTGGCCGTCATTACGGTATCCAGTAGTTTGGCAAGTTTATTACATGGGCTCCAATTTCACAACCAGGCTATAAAGATAGGTCTAGGCTTTAACTCATTTGTTGCAAATGCATTGATGGATATGTATGCAAAGTGTGGAAGCCTAGATGCAGCTCGCTCATTATTTAATTCTATCCTCCATAGAGATATTCCGTGTTGGAACTCAATGATATCAATATATGCACAACATGGAGATGCAGAAAAAGCTCTTCAAATATACGAGGAAATGAACTCGGAGGGTGTAAAACCCGACTATGTCACTTTTGTTGTATTACTGTCTGCATGCGCCCATGCGGGGCTTGTTGAAGATGGATTTCGTCACTTTAAGTTGCTGACGAAATTTGGCATTGAGCCGGGAATAGAACACTATGCTTGCATAGTTTCTCTCTTAGGCAGAGCAGGTAAATTAGATGAAGCAAAATTACTTATTGAGAATATGCCGATTCAACCAACTGCAATAATCTGGAAGAGCTTACTTTGCGCATGTAAAGATACCGGCAATCTTGAATTGGGTCAGCATATTGGTGAGATGGCAATTTTATCTGATCCAAAGGACAGCGGTTCATATACCTTACTTTCAAATATATTCGCATCTAAAAGCATGTGGACCGATGGTATGAAGGTGATGGAAAAGATGAACAGAAACAATGTATTAAAAGAAGCTGGGTATAGTTGGATCGAAATAAACAAACGAGTGCACTTGTTTGTCTCACGAGACAGAACTCATCAGCAGGCATGCTTGATTTATTCTCTCATTGATGGCTTGGTTCAACATATAAGATGGGAAAATAATGATCATGCCGCTGCGGTATATGCATTTGTGTGA